A genomic window from Candidatus Methylacidiphilum fumarolicum includes:
- the argC gene encoding N-acetyl-gamma-glutamyl-phosphate reductase, translating to MSPIRVGVIGASGYSGEELVRLLANHPGIDLRIITSRQYENMPLGSVFPNIGRYGNLPFSNPDELETISKETDAVFLALPHGKGLPYAHYLYEQGKVVIDLSADFRLQNPLDYELYYKFSHPYTALLKKAVYALPEIYVEQISSSNLLAMPGCYPTGVLLSILPLLKKGWIDPQLIEVFAISGTTGAGKTLDTKLLFSEISGNLRPYGFPNHRHVPEIHQEIKKVVGGKPVEVLFVPILAPLCRGILLNITATLTTNISQQEAEDAVLEFYKKAPFIKVLSQGIMPELKFVLHTNYLYFSIHLLAEKKKCLIVAAIDNLGKGAAGQAIQAMNIRFGLAQTTGLGP from the coding sequence ATGTCTCCCATCCGAGTCGGTGTCATTGGGGCCTCAGGCTATTCAGGAGAAGAATTAGTAAGGCTGCTAGCCAATCATCCTGGAATTGATCTTCGGATAATTACTTCCAGACAATATGAGAATATGCCCCTTGGTTCTGTGTTCCCAAACATTGGAAGGTATGGGAACCTGCCCTTTAGCAATCCAGACGAGCTAGAAACAATAAGTAAAGAAACTGATGCCGTATTTCTTGCTTTACCGCATGGCAAAGGCTTGCCTTATGCTCATTATCTGTATGAACAAGGCAAGGTCGTCATTGATTTAAGTGCCGATTTTCGTCTTCAAAATCCTTTGGATTATGAACTTTATTATAAATTTTCGCATCCCTACACAGCGCTCTTGAAGAAAGCGGTTTATGCCTTACCGGAAATTTACGTTGAACAGATCAGCTCCTCAAACCTATTAGCCATGCCGGGTTGTTATCCAACTGGTGTGCTCCTATCTATTCTCCCTTTGCTAAAGAAAGGATGGATAGATCCCCAGTTGATCGAAGTCTTTGCCATCAGCGGGACTACGGGTGCGGGAAAGACTTTGGATACTAAACTACTATTTAGTGAAATCTCTGGAAATTTGAGACCGTATGGTTTCCCAAATCATCGCCATGTCCCTGAAATCCACCAAGAAATAAAGAAAGTGGTAGGGGGGAAGCCTGTAGAAGTGCTTTTTGTGCCAATTTTAGCTCCTCTTTGTAGGGGCATTCTGCTGAACATCACAGCTACTCTAACCACCAATATTTCTCAACAAGAAGCAGAAGATGCGGTATTGGAATTTTATAAAAAAGCCCCCTTTATAAAAGTCTTGAGCCAAGGGATCATGCCTGAGCTGAAATTTGTACTCCATACCAATTATTTGTATTTTTCAATTCACTTGTTAGCGGAAAAGAAGAAGTGTCTAATAGTAGCAGCAATTGATAATCTAGGGAAAGGGGCAGCGGGACAGGCTATACAGGCAATGAACATAAGATTTGGATTAGCTCAAACCACTGGATTAGGCCCATGA
- a CDS encoding cyclase family protein codes for MRYPLPTAFHFHAMIDLTYPLEPSFPIFPGQGSVGHICFQTIKEDGYASNRWELPEHWGTHFDAPLHYSKAGKSVGEIELSDLFSPLVLIDVSEKATHNPDTLLTLEDVLRWEERYGAIPENSVVLMYSGWGKWIQTPIFYNKKEDGLLHFPGFSLEAVQFLIRERKIAGIGVDTLSIDCGKSQDYPVHKTLFAAGKWGLECLCNLQELPPAGAWILVATIPLKGATGFPARVVGLIP; via the coding sequence ATGCGCTATCCCCTTCCTACCGCTTTTCACTTTCATGCAATGATTGATCTTACCTATCCCCTTGAGCCGAGTTTTCCGATTTTTCCAGGACAGGGCTCAGTTGGTCATATCTGTTTCCAAACAATCAAAGAAGACGGTTATGCTTCTAATAGGTGGGAATTACCAGAACACTGGGGAACGCATTTTGATGCGCCCTTACACTATTCAAAAGCTGGCAAATCGGTTGGAGAGATAGAGCTTTCTGATCTTTTTTCTCCTTTAGTTCTTATAGACGTCTCGGAAAAGGCAACCCATAATCCAGACACGCTCTTAACCTTAGAGGACGTTCTACGGTGGGAAGAAAGGTACGGAGCTATCCCTGAAAATAGTGTGGTCTTGATGTATAGCGGCTGGGGAAAATGGATACAGACTCCCATTTTTTACAATAAAAAAGAAGATGGGCTTTTGCATTTTCCAGGATTTTCTCTAGAAGCCGTTCAGTTTTTAATTCGTGAAAGAAAGATTGCTGGGATTGGTGTGGATACTCTTTCTATAGATTGTGGGAAAAGCCAGGATTATCCGGTACACAAAACACTATTTGCAGCAGGAAAATGGGGCTTGGAATGTTTGTGCAATCTTCAGGAGTTGCCCCCAGCTGGGGCGTGGATTCTTGTGGCCACGATTCCCTTAAAAGGTGCTACTGGATTTCCTGCACGAGTCGTTGGTCTTATACCCTAA
- the rpsI gene encoding 30S ribosomal protein S9 encodes MTAIPHNIQIQATGRRKTATATVILKPGKGEVKINGKDIEFYFPTFVHRWEVVKPLEVVEGTKKFDILGKATGGGLMGQAQAMKLAVARALIKYDSSYRSSLKKEGLLTRDPRMKERKKTGQPGARKRFQFSKR; translated from the coding sequence ATGACAGCGATTCCTCATAATATTCAGATTCAAGCCACTGGAAGAAGAAAAACGGCAACAGCGACAGTTATCCTTAAACCAGGAAAGGGAGAGGTAAAAATCAATGGGAAAGATATAGAATTTTATTTCCCAACTTTTGTTCACAGATGGGAAGTTGTGAAACCTTTGGAAGTGGTCGAAGGGACGAAAAAATTTGATATCCTTGGGAAGGCTACTGGAGGGGGATTGATGGGCCAGGCTCAGGCTATGAAATTGGCTGTGGCTAGAGCTTTAATAAAGTATGATAGTTCTTATCGGAGTTCGTTGAAAAAAGAAGGGCTCTTGACACGTGATCCGCGAATGAAAGAAAGGAAAAAAACGGGACAGCCTGGAGCAAGAAAAAGATTCCAATTCTCCAAGCGTTAG
- a CDS encoding glycogen synthase: protein MALASPKRKTTTATKKTAKSTSSKKATALPKGQLPVKELEKEERKETKMKLKILLVASECSPYAKVGGLADMIFSLSRSLAKLEHEVKVIIPFYSVIDKSLYNIRFLGSACVHMGCNCEHWIGLHEASLDGNIPLWLVEYADYFNRRGIYDESGREYTDNAYRFGMFSKAVLEICKEMGWIPDIFHVNDWQTSLLSVFLKIWPNLLSPFKKSASLLTIHNICYQGKYDAMVLPYLGIDWKLFTADTFEDYGQINLLKAGIVYSDFITTVSPTYAKEILEPIGGAGLSEILRKRADTLMGILNGVDMKVWNPKIDPLIPVNYDKTDLKGKLLCKEALQEKFGLRKAPNIPIVGMVSRLHVQKGISLLKSILKEALATEDFQFVLLGEGEKEFEDFFRTLSMEFSGKAASFIGFSEELAHLIFAGSDFFLMPSLYEPCGLGQLYAQIYGTVPIARATGGIVDSVLDIRQDSSGTGFLFHQPEATALLEVLKTALGLWKNNPQLIQTARINGMGKNFSWEESAKKYEEIYTKIVQKKYSSITSHNPHNPYLSASLFP from the coding sequence ATGGCTTTAGCTTCACCCAAAAGAAAAACAACGACTGCCACCAAAAAAACAGCAAAAAGCACTTCTTCCAAAAAAGCAACAGCCCTCCCAAAGGGGCAACTTCCAGTGAAAGAGTTGGAGAAGGAGGAGAGAAAAGAGACAAAAATGAAGCTTAAAATCTTGCTTGTTGCTTCTGAATGTAGCCCCTATGCCAAAGTAGGAGGGCTAGCCGATATGATTTTTTCGTTAAGCCGATCCTTAGCAAAGCTAGAGCATGAAGTAAAAGTCATTATTCCTTTTTATTCGGTTATTGACAAATCTCTTTATAATATTCGATTTCTTGGCTCTGCCTGTGTGCACATGGGCTGCAATTGTGAACATTGGATTGGACTGCATGAGGCATCTTTAGATGGGAATATCCCACTTTGGCTTGTTGAATATGCGGACTATTTCAACAGAAGAGGAATTTATGATGAATCCGGTAGGGAATACACAGACAATGCTTACAGGTTTGGTATGTTCTCCAAAGCCGTTCTTGAAATATGTAAAGAAATGGGGTGGATTCCGGATATTTTTCATGTTAATGATTGGCAGACTTCCCTCCTCTCAGTCTTCTTAAAGATATGGCCTAATCTTCTTTCCCCATTTAAAAAATCCGCCTCGCTTCTAACCATCCACAACATTTGTTATCAAGGCAAGTACGATGCCATGGTCCTTCCTTATCTAGGAATCGATTGGAAACTATTTACTGCTGATACGTTTGAAGATTATGGCCAAATCAATCTTTTAAAAGCTGGCATAGTGTACAGCGATTTTATAACGACAGTATCGCCCACTTATGCAAAGGAAATTCTCGAGCCTATTGGTGGGGCAGGACTCTCTGAAATACTTAGAAAAAGAGCAGACACGCTTATGGGTATCCTTAATGGGGTGGATATGAAGGTATGGAACCCCAAAATAGATCCTTTGATCCCAGTTAATTATGACAAAACGGATCTTAAAGGCAAGCTGCTATGCAAGGAAGCACTGCAGGAAAAATTCGGGCTTCGAAAAGCCCCTAATATTCCAATTGTTGGGATGGTCAGCCGGCTTCATGTCCAGAAAGGAATTTCGCTTCTGAAATCCATTCTCAAGGAAGCACTAGCAACTGAAGATTTCCAGTTTGTTTTATTAGGTGAAGGAGAAAAAGAGTTTGAAGATTTTTTTAGAACTCTCTCTATGGAATTTTCAGGGAAAGCAGCTTCCTTTATCGGTTTTTCTGAAGAATTAGCTCATCTGATCTTTGCTGGAAGCGACTTTTTCCTTATGCCCTCCCTTTATGAACCCTGTGGGCTAGGACAACTCTATGCCCAGATTTATGGCACAGTTCCCATAGCCAGAGCAACAGGAGGGATAGTCGACAGCGTACTAGATATTCGCCAAGATTCTAGCGGAACCGGTTTTTTATTTCATCAACCAGAAGCCACTGCCCTTTTAGAGGTTTTAAAAACAGCTCTTGGCCTTTGGAAAAACAATCCCCAATTGATCCAAACAGCTCGTATCAATGGCATGGGAAAAAATTTTAGCTGGGAGGAGTCCGCAAAAAAATACGAAGAGATCTACACCAAAATAGTACAAAAAAAATACTCCTCAATTACCTCCCACAACCCCCACAACCCATACCTCTCTGCATCCCTCTTCCCATAG
- a CDS encoding aspartate aminotransferase family protein translates to MQEISEEQLILDGYQQYIVPSYRRLPLVVDHGEGSYLWDIKGKKYLDFTGGIAVNVLGHSHPVVREALQQQSEKLIHCSNLYFHEPAWKLSRKIVSLIGQGKVFFSNSGAEANECLFKLARRYGESSNRFEILSFEGSFHGRTLAGIAATGQQRIKKGFGPTMPGFRTIPKAGAKEFVESLSEKTVALIVEPIQGESGVHVFPSQDLVEIREICWEKKILFFIDEIQCGLWRTGQFLAWQSLVAEKMIDQNLLPDGVSLAKGLGGGFPIGASWINSEYCNVLDEGSHGTTFGGSPLACHVALTVLEEIERKGLNKNILAMGNYLFSSLKNLEKKPQSLLQEVRGMGGMLGLELSVPSFQAAIALLERGLLVAPSSGNTIRLLPPLNVSFEQIQEAESILKHFLFSML, encoded by the coding sequence ATGCAGGAAATTAGCGAAGAACAATTAATTTTGGATGGATATCAACAATATATAGTTCCTAGCTATCGCAGACTGCCGCTAGTGGTAGATCATGGGGAGGGAAGCTATCTCTGGGATATCAAAGGCAAGAAATATTTGGATTTTACTGGTGGCATTGCCGTTAATGTTTTAGGCCATAGCCATCCGGTTGTTCGTGAAGCTTTACAGCAACAATCCGAAAAACTCATCCATTGCTCTAATCTCTACTTTCATGAGCCTGCTTGGAAGCTTTCTCGAAAAATTGTTTCTCTTATTGGCCAAGGTAAAGTTTTTTTTTCAAATAGTGGGGCCGAAGCCAATGAATGTCTTTTTAAATTAGCTAGAAGATATGGAGAGTCTTCAAATAGATTTGAAATTCTTTCTTTTGAAGGCTCCTTTCATGGTAGAACCTTGGCTGGCATAGCGGCAACAGGACAGCAGAGAATCAAAAAAGGCTTTGGTCCAACGATGCCTGGATTTCGAACGATACCAAAAGCAGGAGCTAAAGAGTTTGTAGAATCTCTTTCAGAAAAGACAGTCGCCCTTATTGTTGAGCCTATTCAGGGGGAAAGTGGGGTGCATGTTTTCCCATCACAAGATTTAGTTGAGATAAGAGAGATCTGTTGGGAGAAAAAAATTCTTTTTTTTATCGATGAAATCCAATGTGGCCTGTGGCGCACCGGCCAGTTTCTTGCATGGCAGAGTTTGGTCGCTGAAAAAATGATTGATCAAAACCTTCTGCCTGATGGGGTATCCCTCGCTAAAGGGTTAGGAGGAGGCTTCCCAATTGGAGCCAGTTGGATTAACAGTGAATATTGCAATGTATTGGATGAAGGATCGCATGGGACAACCTTTGGGGGGTCTCCTTTGGCTTGTCATGTGGCTCTCACTGTGCTCGAAGAGATTGAAAGAAAAGGCTTGAACAAAAATATTCTAGCGATGGGGAACTATCTTTTTTCTTCTCTTAAGAACCTAGAAAAAAAGCCACAAAGCCTATTGCAAGAAGTCAGAGGTATGGGCGGAATGCTTGGACTGGAACTATCTGTTCCTTCTTTTCAAGCAGCGATAGCTTTACTGGAAAGAGGCCTTCTTGTAGCCCCTTCAAGCGGCAATACAATAAGGTTGCTGCCTCCACTGAACGTTTCTTTTGAGCAGATTCAAGAGGCAGAAAGCATTCTAAAGCATTTTTTGTTTTCTATGTTATAA
- the argJ gene encoding bifunctional glutamate N-acetyltransferase/amino-acid acetyltransferase ArgJ gives MKEESIEFIKSGGVTAPRGYLASGISCGIKPGKKSDLALVVSQHLADIAGVFTQNKVKAAPVIVSMQRVKKGKARAVVVNSGNANACTGSRGIEDAEKMATVTASFLGCSPDEVCVCSTGRIGVYLPMKKIIRGIEKACKQLNVEGGKDAAEAIMTTDTVPKQAALKVKIEDKEIIIGGMAKGAGMIAPNLATTLGIITTDAALSPEYLNSVLHSCVQETFNRISIDGDTSTNDTILVFSNGLAKNTTIGMDSPQKGIFKNALRLVLDRLAREVLEDGEGVTKVVEIFVQGAASDKEAELVARSIGNSLLVKCSWNGEDPNWGRILCAIGYSGANVDQNKIDLFYNGFQVVASGVRTETKESLIKKTVKMPMFSLLIDLHIGSGQYRFFTTDISERYVRINKGE, from the coding sequence ATGAAAGAGGAATCTATCGAATTCATTAAATCTGGAGGAGTAACAGCTCCTCGAGGCTATCTTGCTTCTGGGATAAGTTGCGGCATAAAGCCTGGTAAAAAGAGCGATTTGGCTTTGGTGGTTTCTCAACACCTTGCAGATATTGCAGGGGTCTTTACGCAAAACAAAGTGAAAGCAGCCCCCGTCATCGTATCCATGCAAAGGGTGAAAAAAGGCAAAGCGCGGGCTGTCGTTGTTAACTCCGGCAATGCCAATGCCTGCACAGGATCTAGGGGTATTGAAGATGCTGAGAAGATGGCTACTGTGACAGCCTCTTTTCTGGGTTGTTCTCCAGATGAAGTATGTGTTTGTTCGACAGGCAGGATTGGGGTGTATCTTCCCATGAAAAAAATTATCCGAGGGATAGAAAAGGCCTGTAAGCAGCTCAATGTGGAAGGGGGAAAAGATGCCGCTGAAGCAATAATGACTACCGATACTGTTCCCAAACAGGCGGCTTTAAAAGTAAAAATAGAAGATAAGGAAATTATTATTGGAGGCATGGCCAAAGGGGCTGGAATGATTGCTCCCAACTTAGCGACAACCCTTGGAATAATCACCACAGATGCCGCTCTTTCTCCCGAATACCTTAATAGTGTCTTACACAGCTGTGTACAGGAAACCTTCAATAGGATCTCTATCGATGGGGATACTTCAACTAACGATACCATTTTAGTGTTTTCGAATGGGCTAGCAAAAAATACAACGATCGGAATGGATAGCCCTCAGAAAGGAATTTTCAAAAATGCTTTGCGACTGGTTCTGGATCGGCTTGCCAGGGAGGTGTTGGAAGATGGTGAAGGGGTAACTAAAGTCGTTGAAATTTTTGTTCAAGGTGCTGCTTCAGACAAAGAAGCGGAGCTTGTGGCCAGATCCATAGGGAATTCTCTGCTGGTGAAATGTTCATGGAATGGTGAAGACCCCAACTGGGGAAGGATCCTGTGTGCCATTGGATATTCAGGGGCGAATGTGGATCAGAATAAAATTGATCTTTTTTATAATGGTTTTCAGGTTGTGGCTTCTGGTGTAAGAACCGAAACCAAGGAAAGCTTGATTAAAAAAACAGTAAAAATGCCAATGTTTTCTCTTCTCATAGATCTTCATATTGGCTCAGGTCAATATAGATTTTTTACTACGGATATTTCTGAACGCTATGTGAGAATCAATAAAGGAGAATAA
- a CDS encoding NAD(P)/FAD-dependent oxidoreductase has protein sequence MRPFHVVIGGGGFGGLTAAKTLGKEIQKRKLPCKLTLIDKENHHLFQPLLYQVATAGLAATDIAVPIRSILSRIQEVEVRMETIERIDLEKKMLFCSKGVLSYDFLILSLGMRVNYFGHEEWSSFCLGLKTLGDGRSIRNVILNAFEKAEIETNPKEREKYMTFVIVGGGPTGVELAGALAELSKKALKKDFRNIDPANTRIILLEAAPRILLSYNERLSALARSRLEKMGVEIMVSKPVEKIEKGKIFYKGGMIEASTILWAAGVCAMDLPGLDVPKVKDGRIKVLEDLTVPGHPEIFVIGDMAMVPGVPAVAPAAIQMGKYAAYEISRRVACQVGRRTGRDFLKPRAFHYFDKGMMTTLGRGKAIVQFHNFGFNGYLAWIVWLLVHIITLISFRNRLTVLIQWAWAYFRFKPGARLLSK, from the coding sequence ATGCGTCCCTTTCATGTTGTCATTGGGGGTGGTGGATTTGGTGGATTGACGGCAGCAAAAACTTTAGGCAAAGAGATCCAAAAAAGAAAACTTCCCTGTAAGCTCACCTTAATCGATAAAGAAAACCATCATCTGTTTCAACCTTTGCTCTATCAAGTAGCGACAGCCGGATTAGCTGCTACGGATATTGCAGTGCCGATTCGTTCTATTTTAAGTAGGATTCAAGAAGTGGAGGTGCGGATGGAAACTATTGAAAGGATAGATTTGGAGAAGAAAATGCTCTTTTGTTCAAAGGGAGTACTTTCGTATGATTTTTTGATTCTTTCTTTAGGAATGCGGGTTAATTATTTTGGTCATGAGGAATGGAGCTCTTTTTGTCTGGGCCTAAAGACTCTTGGAGATGGGCGGTCGATTCGAAATGTGATTCTCAATGCATTTGAAAAGGCTGAGATTGAAACTAATCCTAAAGAGCGGGAAAAATACATGACATTTGTTATCGTAGGAGGGGGGCCTACAGGGGTGGAATTAGCAGGGGCTCTAGCAGAACTTTCTAAAAAGGCTCTGAAAAAAGATTTTCGAAATATTGATCCAGCAAACACTCGAATCATTTTACTGGAAGCCGCCCCTAGAATACTTCTTTCTTATAATGAAAGACTGTCCGCATTAGCACGCAGCCGTTTAGAAAAAATGGGTGTAGAAATAATGGTTTCAAAACCCGTAGAAAAGATCGAGAAAGGAAAGATTTTTTATAAAGGAGGTATGATTGAAGCTTCGACAATTTTATGGGCTGCGGGAGTATGTGCGATGGATCTGCCAGGATTAGATGTTCCAAAAGTAAAAGATGGGCGTATAAAAGTCTTAGAAGATCTTACAGTACCTGGGCATCCTGAGATTTTTGTTATAGGAGATATGGCGATGGTACCTGGAGTTCCCGCAGTAGCTCCTGCGGCTATTCAGATGGGTAAATATGCTGCCTATGAGATATCTAGAAGAGTAGCCTGTCAAGTGGGAAGAAGAACAGGTCGAGATTTTTTAAAACCAAGAGCGTTTCATTATTTCGATAAGGGAATGATGACGACGCTGGGCAGAGGAAAGGCTATAGTCCAATTCCATAATTTTGGATTTAATGGGTATTTAGCTTGGATTGTTTGGCTGCTGGTTCATATAATTACTCTAATTTCCTTTAGAAATCGACTGACTGTATTGATTCAGTGGGCTTGGGCTTATTTTCGTTTCAAGCCAGGAGCAAGACTGCTTTCAAAATGA
- the argF gene encoding ornithine carbamoyltransferase produces MKPLRHFLSIKDISEKEARLIFKKASEFKENRGKKNLFFLSSQTWALIFRKPSTRTRLSFEVAVRELGGEALFLNSQDLQLSRGEPIEDTAQVFGRMVHGIIMRTFSQKELELFAIYGNIPVINALTDEEHPCQVLSDIFSYEEKRGSIEGKKIAFVGDGCCNVARSWALAAEIFRFHLSIAAPPLYFSPIDNPFVTNTTSIEEACQDASLLYTDVWTSMGKEEEMQKRQIEFSGYQLNEQAVKVASKDVLVFHCLPAYRNKEISAELFKERAEDIYTQAENRLHVQKALLAWVVGKLDASLISE; encoded by the coding sequence ATGAAGCCGCTACGCCATTTTCTTTCTATCAAAGATATTAGCGAAAAAGAAGCTCGATTGATTTTTAAAAAAGCTTCGGAATTCAAAGAGAACAGAGGCAAAAAAAATCTCTTTTTTTTGAGCTCTCAGACTTGGGCTTTGATTTTTAGAAAGCCTTCTACTCGAACCCGTTTATCCTTTGAAGTGGCTGTAAGAGAGCTTGGAGGAGAAGCCCTTTTCCTTAATAGTCAAGATCTGCAATTATCCCGTGGAGAGCCGATAGAAGATACCGCGCAAGTTTTTGGGAGGATGGTACACGGTATCATCATGAGAACTTTTTCGCAGAAAGAACTTGAACTTTTTGCCATCTATGGAAACATTCCCGTCATCAACGCTCTAACAGACGAAGAACATCCCTGTCAGGTCCTTTCAGATATCTTTTCTTATGAAGAAAAAAGGGGATCGATAGAAGGGAAAAAAATTGCATTTGTAGGGGATGGCTGTTGTAATGTTGCAAGATCCTGGGCATTGGCTGCCGAAATCTTTAGGTTTCATCTTTCGATTGCTGCACCCCCACTCTATTTTTCTCCCATCGATAATCCTTTTGTCACTAATACAACTTCGATCGAGGAAGCCTGCCAGGATGCCTCGCTTCTTTATACAGATGTTTGGACTTCAATGGGTAAAGAAGAAGAGATGCAGAAACGACAGATCGAGTTTTCTGGCTATCAGCTCAACGAACAGGCTGTAAAAGTTGCTTCTAAAGACGTGTTGGTTTTCCATTGTCTGCCAGCGTATCGCAATAAAGAAATCTCCGCTGAATTATTCAAGGAAAGAGCAGAAGACATCTATACCCAGGCAGAGAACAGGCTGCATGTGCAAAAGGCCCTATTGGCATGGGTTGTTGGCAAACTAGATGCTTCGCTTATAAGTGAATAG
- the rplM gene encoding 50S ribosomal protein L13 yields MKTYFQKPTEVSRNWYLIDAKDQIVGKVALKAATLLRGKGKVIFTPNVDTGDNVIIVNASKAIFSGKKEFQKRYSTYSGYIGGQKNYTPQKIRLKRPTFIIEHAVRGMIPHNRLGRKIYTKLHVYEGAEHPHTAQKPIPISID; encoded by the coding sequence GTGAAAACATATTTTCAAAAGCCAACAGAAGTTAGTCGCAACTGGTATCTTATTGATGCCAAGGATCAGATAGTAGGTAAAGTTGCTCTCAAGGCAGCTACCCTCCTTAGGGGGAAGGGAAAGGTCATCTTTACCCCTAACGTAGATACTGGAGACAACGTTATTATTGTTAATGCCTCCAAAGCTATTTTCAGTGGGAAAAAAGAATTTCAAAAAAGATATTCTACCTATTCTGGGTATATTGGAGGACAAAAGAATTATACTCCGCAAAAAATCCGTTTAAAACGGCCCACATTTATAATTGAGCATGCGGTCAGGGGGATGATTCCACATAACAGGCTTGGTAGGAAAATATACACCAAACTTCATGTTTATGAGGGGGCTGAACATCCTCATACAGCGCAGAAACCTATTCCAATTTCAATAGATTGA
- a CDS encoding c-type cytochrome: MNVERNRVLYTMLVRIVYWGKNSLSFLLVLLLCTLANLSAHSENGKVLYREHCSSCHGLNGEGLGSNPPLKNSSWVTGDPQRLIRLVLNGYSGRIEVGGEVYRGNMPAWRTQLNNNEIASILSYLRSNWGGGPITPQEVATVREKTKNEPTTGAISGCRGNRMGAMHSRSMGRGMQRGMGCGGCGR, translated from the coding sequence TTGAATGTTGAAAGAAATAGGGTTCTTTATACTATGCTTGTAAGAATAGTCTATTGGGGCAAAAACTCTTTAAGCTTTCTCCTTGTGCTTTTATTATGTACATTGGCCAACCTCTCCGCACATTCAGAAAATGGGAAAGTGCTTTATCGGGAGCATTGCTCAAGCTGTCATGGTCTCAATGGAGAGGGATTAGGATCTAATCCACCGCTAAAAAATTCTTCTTGGGTAACCGGAGATCCTCAACGATTGATTCGGCTTGTCCTAAATGGTTATTCTGGAAGAATCGAAGTGGGTGGAGAGGTATATAGAGGAAATATGCCAGCTTGGAGGACGCAATTAAACAACAATGAAATCGCTTCTATTTTATCTTATCTTCGGTCCAATTGGGGAGGAGGACCGATAACTCCTCAAGAGGTGGCTACTGTCAGGGAAAAAACTAAAAACGAGCCTACCACGGGCGCAATTTCTGGATGTAGAGGTAATAGGATGGGAGCTATGCATTCCAGATCTATGGGAAGAGGGATGCAGAGAGGTATGGGTTGTGGGGGTTGTGGGAGGTAA
- the argB gene encoding acetylglutamate kinase has translation MHTINGEEVPPEQKVRIFLEALPYVQKFRDSIFVIKYGGAAMEDPMLVERTLRDIVLLEAVGIHPLIIHGGGEAINKAMKAQGMSPKFINGIRVTDKDLIALIEKVLCKEIGPFVAQKIIEYGAKAVFIPGYEVFSAVKWQAFSSQGDPIDYGYVGSIVAADIHPLLKLLHNQLIVVVSPLAKGENGEIYNVNADIAASKMAKFIKAKKLIYLTNTSGILADEKNPTSTISVVDKRRIDALKKEGTIHGGMIPKVESALEALESGVEKVHFLDGRMPHALLLEIFTDKGIGTEIIL, from the coding sequence ATGCATACTATAAATGGCGAAGAAGTACCCCCTGAGCAAAAAGTCCGCATTTTTTTAGAAGCCCTTCCCTATGTACAAAAATTTAGAGACTCTATTTTTGTAATCAAATATGGGGGCGCGGCCATGGAAGATCCTATGCTTGTGGAAAGGACCTTGCGTGATATCGTGTTGCTTGAAGCTGTTGGGATCCATCCCTTGATTATTCATGGAGGAGGGGAAGCGATCAACAAAGCGATGAAAGCCCAGGGAATGAGCCCAAAGTTTATCAATGGAATTAGGGTAACAGACAAAGACCTTATTGCCTTAATAGAAAAAGTGCTTTGTAAAGAAATCGGCCCCTTTGTAGCCCAGAAAATAATTGAGTATGGTGCAAAAGCTGTGTTTATTCCAGGCTATGAAGTCTTTAGCGCTGTCAAGTGGCAGGCTTTTTCTTCTCAAGGCGATCCTATTGATTATGGTTATGTTGGCTCGATTGTTGCAGCGGATATACATCCACTGTTAAAACTGCTTCATAATCAGTTGATCGTTGTTGTTTCTCCCTTAGCGAAAGGGGAAAATGGTGAAATTTACAATGTCAACGCTGATATTGCTGCAAGTAAAATGGCAAAATTTATAAAAGCAAAAAAATTAATATATCTTACCAACACCAGCGGCATCCTTGCGGATGAAAAAAATCCCACCTCTACCATTTCTGTGGTCGATAAGCGGAGGATCGATGCATTAAAAAAAGAAGGAACTATTCATGGAGGCATGATCCCCAAAGTCGAATCAGCTCTCGAAGCTTTAGAATCGGGGGTAGAAAAGGTGCATTTTCTTGATGGTAGAATGCCTCATGCCTTGCTATTAGAGATATTTACAGATAAAGGGATAGGAACTGAAATCATCCTATAA